In Longimicrobiaceae bacterium, a single window of DNA contains:
- a CDS encoding GNAT family N-acetyltransferase, producing the protein MHIRVASAADIPEMHRIRMSVRENQLADPALVQPHHYRSMLEEHGRGWVAEVDGRIAGFAIADLARSNVWALFVDPAFERRGVGRGLHDVMMGWLFASGADRVWLSTDPGTRAEHFYRSAHWRQAGPDAGGEVRYEISREDWPVHALPPHRA; encoded by the coding sequence ATGCACATTCGAGTCGCGTCCGCGGCGGACATCCCCGAGATGCACCGCATCCGCATGAGCGTCCGCGAGAACCAGCTCGCCGACCCTGCCCTGGTGCAGCCGCACCACTACCGCTCCATGCTGGAGGAGCACGGCCGCGGCTGGGTGGCCGAGGTGGACGGCCGGATCGCCGGCTTCGCGATCGCGGACCTGGCGCGCTCGAACGTCTGGGCGCTCTTCGTGGACCCCGCCTTCGAGCGGCGCGGCGTCGGGCGGGGGCTGCACGACGTCATGATGGGCTGGCTCTTTGCGTCCGGTGCGGACCGGGTCTGGCTCAGCACCGATCCCGGCACGAGGGCCGAGCACTTCTACCGCTCCGCCCACTGGCGGCAGGCCGGCCCGGACGCCGGCGGGGAAGTCCGCTACGAGATATCCCGGGAGGACTGGCCTGTCCACGCCCTCCCTCCGCACCGCGCCTGA